The DNA window CGAGGTTATGGGGTACCAGATCATCGGCGAGGCCGCGATGGTACTGCACTTCGCCTTCCTCGCCTACCTCGCCGTCGGTGGGTTCCTGGCCTGGCGCTGGCCGAAAGCGTTCTGGCCGCATCTGGTGTGCGCAGTGAACGCCGGGGGAATCATCACCATCCAATGGCCGTGCCCGTTGACCACAGTGGAGAACTGGGCCCGCCTCCGCGCCGGTGACG is part of the Haloactinospora alba genome and encodes:
- a CDS encoding DUF2784 domain-containing protein — translated: MGYQIIGEAAMVLHFAFLAYLAVGGFLAWRWPKAFWPHLVCAVNAGGIITIQWPCPLTTVENWARLRAGDEGLPTGFIDHYLTGVIYPEEHLLTSRILLGVVIGVSWVGVALLRWGPRTRASAGGDRSVKDP